A window of Microbispora hainanensis genomic DNA:
GATCCCTACAGCAACAACGGCGAGTCCTTCTACGCGCTGACCAGCGACTATTCGGTGACGCTCGACCACCCGTCGTCGCTGCTGGTGCCGGCGACCGGCACCTCGGTCGACACGCCGGGGACCTCCGGCCGTACGATCACGAAGGCGACGGCGAAGAACGTCCGCGAGTTCGCCTGGGCGGCCGGGCCGTTCGTGAAGACCACGAGCACCACCACGACGGGCGTCGTCGTGAACGTCTATCGGGTGAGCTCGATCAGCTCCGGCAGCGCGAGCTCGATGATGACCACCGCGAAGAACGCGCTCGTCGCCCACGCGGGCCGGTTCGGCGCCTACCCGTACGGCGAGGTGGACGTCGTGCTCGACAACAACTTCTGGTTCGGCGGCATGGAATATCCGGGCTTCGTGCTCGACGTGATCAGCTCCACCGCGCTGGCCCACGAACTGGCCCACCAGTGGTGGTACGGCATCGTCGGCGACGACGAATACACCAGCCCGTGGCTGGACGAGTCGTTCGCCGACTACGCCACCGATCTCTACAACGGCGTCTCGGGCACCAACTGCTGGAACATGGTCTCCTGGCAGTCGTCCGCCGAGAAGATCAGCAACTCGATGGCCTACTGGGACGCCCATCCGAGCAGATACGGCACCGTCGTCTACACCTACGGCAAGTGCGCGCTGCACGACCTGCGGCGCACGATCGGCACGACGGCGATGCAGAATCTGCTGAAGAACTACGCCGCCGCCCACTGGCACGGGGTCTCGACCACCGCGGACTTCAAGGCCGCCGCGCAGGCGGCCGCCTCCGTCGACCTGTCGTCGTTCTGGACGACCCACCGCATCGACGGCTGACCCCATCGGGGCCCTGCTCCCAGCCCGGCCGGGAGCGGGGGTGGGAGACCCACACCTCCCCTCCCCCGGCGGCTGAGCGATGCATATGCCGAAAGCCGATGCCGCCGCCTATCCTGGGCGAATGAAGATCGGCAGGCTGTCCGGCGGAGTCCTCTTGGCGGTCGTCCTCGCGGGGTGCTCGTCCGGGAGCGTCCCGCCCTCGGGCGCGCTGAAGGTGAGCAGCCCGGCCTTCGCCGACGGCGCCGCGATCCCCGGGAAATACGCGTGCGCCCGGCAGGGAGGCGAGGACGTCTCGCCCCCGCTGGCCTGGAGCGGCGTTCCCGAGGACGCTCGCGAGCTGGCGATCGTGGTGGACGACCCGGACGCGCCCGGCGGGACGTACGTCCACTGGATCGTGACCGGCATCCCCGTCACCGAGACGAGCGTGCCCGAGGGCCGAGCCCCGGGGAGGGTCCTGCCGGGCAGCGGCGGCACCGCCGGCTATGCCGGGCCCTGCCCGCCGAGCGGGGTGCATCACTATCACTTCGTCGTTTACGCGCTGCCCGGCCCGATCACGCCCAGCGGCGACGCTGTGGCGATCCACAAGCAGATCAAGGAGGCCGCGATCGGCTCGGGCGAGACCGTCGGCACCTGGAGCAACTGACCGGTGCCCCGGCCTCGCCGGGGTGGCGGGCAATCCGGCACCGGTCGCGGGAAGCGGCGGTGACCTCCGGTCAGAGTTCGAGGACGAGGCGCTCGGAGCGGGCCCGCGACACGCAGATGAACATGATGTCCCCGGCCTCGCGCTCCTCCTCGGTGAGCAGGTCGTCGCGGTGGTCGGGGACGCCGGCGAGCACCGCCGTCTCACAGGTGCCGCAGGTGCCCTCGCGGCAGGACGACAGCACCGCGACCCCCGCCTCCTCGACCACCTCCAGGATCGAGCGGCCCGGCGGCACGGTCAGCGTCGTGCCGGTCAGGGCCAGCTCCACCTCGAAGGCGCCCTCCGCAGCACCCTCCGCCGTAGCGGCGTCGTTCCGGGCGGCGTCGTTCCGGGCGGAGGGTACGAAGCGTTCGAACCGCAGCGCTCCCTTGGGCCAGGAGGCGCACCGTTCCTGCGCAGCCGCCAGCAGCGGCTCGGGTCCGCAGCAGTAGACGAGGGTGTCCGTACGCGGATCGCCGAGCAGCGCGTCGAGGTCGAGCAGGCCGGTCTCGTCCTGCGGGCACAGCTCCACCCGGCCCGGGTGGTCCCGCGTGAGCCGGTCGGCGAACGCCATCGACGCCCGGGTGCGCCCGCCGTACACAAGCCGCCAGTCGCTCCCGCGCCGCGCCGCCTCCTCGATCATCGGGAGGAGCGGGGTGATGCCGATGCCTCCGGCGACGAACAGGTAGCGTGGCGACTCGTCGAGACCGAAACGGTTGCGGGGACCACGCATCCGGACCGTGTCGCCCTCCGCCAGCCGATCGTGCACGTACGCGGAGCCGCCCCGCCCGTCCCGCTCCCGGAGCACCGCCACTTGGAAGACCGAGGAGTCGCCGGGGTCGCCGCACAGCGAATACTGCCTGACCAGTCCCGGGGCGAGCAGCAGGTCGAGGTGGGCGCCCGGCGTCCAGGCGGGCAGCGGGCCGCCGTCGGGACGAACGAGGCTCAGGAGGACGACGCCGTCGGCGACGGGCTCCTTGCCCGCCACCTTCACGTCGAGCTCCGCTTCGGTGACGGGCATGGTCGCCGAGGCTTCCTTTCTGGGGGATGCCGCGTCTCAGACGAGCGCGGCCGCCGGTGCCGGGGAGTCGTGCGCTTCCGGGGTGCGGGGCAGGTGGCCCTCCGGGTGGCCGAGCAGCCAGTCCCACAGGACCACCGGGTCCTCGAACTCGCGCTCCGCCCCGCAGAAGCAGGAGGCGTGCAGCCGGTCCGTCCCCGGCAGCCAGCGGATGCGGTAGACGGTGCGACCGGCCGGCGCGCCGGAGTCCCGCGCGCTCATCGAGCGGCGGCCTGCGAGGGCACGGAGTCGCCCTGGGCGGCCATCCGGGCGAGAAGGCGGCGGGCGGCCAGGCCACCGGTGTCGATGTTCACCGACAGCTCCTGGTAGCGGTCCGGCTCCGCGGCGATGACCTCCTCCAGCGTGTTGAGCGCGGCCACGTCCTGCAGCACGACGGTGCGGTTGCTGTCCCGCAGGAAGTCGGAGACCTTCTCGTCGTCGAGCGCGAAGTCACGCGCCACGGCCCAGAAGTCGTACGTGCTGTTCTCCGTCGACGGGGTGATCGCGTACACGACCTCGACGTGGAACGCGTGCTCGTCCGTGCCGTCGGCGGCGGGCGGGGGCGACCCGACCGGGGCGACGCGGCTGTGCAGCAGATAGAGGCACGGCGGGTGATACTCGATGTCCTGCCAGCGGGTGATCCGGCCCTTGATGCCGGTCGACTCGGCGTAGAACGGCGGGCAGGCCGCGTCGTCCATGTGGCGGCTGACGTAGACGATGCCCGCGTCCTCGTCGACCTCGGTCGTGATCGGGGTCTCGGCCACCTCGGGGGTGCCGATGTATCCGCCGTGCAGGTACGTCTCGTGGGACAGGTCGAGGAGGTTGTCCACGAGCAGGCCGTAGCGCGCGTTCAGCGGCTCCATGCCGCACACCGTGGCGTAGTCGGGCGAGGTCAGCCAGGGCGCGCGCGGGGGCAGCGTGTCGCCCGGCTCGCGGTCGCCGATCCACACCCAGACGAACGAGTCCTGCTCGACCACGGGATAGGTGCGCAGCCGCGCGGTGCGCGGGATGCGCTGCTGGGCGGGAACGGCCACGCAGACGCCGTCCGGCCCGTAGGTGAAGCCGTGGTAGCCGCACACGACACGGTCGCCGACCAGGTGGCTGGGCGATTCGGACAGGGGGAAGCGGCGGTGCACGCAGCGGTCGGCCATGGCCACCGCGCGCCCGTCCTCGGTGCGGTAGAGCAGGATCGGCTCGTTGAGAATGGTGCGGCCGAGCTGCTTTCGGCCCACCTCGTGGCCGTAGGCGGCCACGTACCACTGGTTGCGCGCGAATTCGGTGACGATCACGAGTCACTCCTCGGAGTCGGCGGGGAGGGGCCGCCGGCGCAGGTCAGGTTTGCGAATCTTGCCGGAACCGGTCTTTGGCAACGTGTCGACGATATCCACGTAGATCGGGATCTTATACTTCGCGAGCCGAGGGCGGAGAAAGTCGCGAATTTCGTCGGGAGTGACATTCGTGCCGGGGCGCGGCACGACGAAGGCGCGGCCCACTTCGCCCCACTTGTCGTCGGGCACTCCGACGACGGCGGCCTCCGCCACGGCCGGATGTTCGAAGAGCACTCCCTCCACCTCCGCGGGGTAGACGTTCTCCCCGCCGGAGATGTACATGTCCTTCACCCGGTCGACGATGTAGAGGTGGCCCTCGTCGTCCAGGGTGGCGACGTCGCCCGAGTGGAACCAGCCGCCCTCGGTCAGCGCGGCGGCGGTCGCCTCCGGATCCCGCCAGTAGCCCGGCGTCACGTTCGGTCCCTGCACGAGCACCTCGCCCGGCTCCCCGGGCGCGACCGGGGTGAGGTCGGGCCGGACCACGCGCACGTTGGCGAAGAACACCGGCACCCCGGCCGAGCCCACCTTGCGCACGCTCTCGCCCGCCTCCAGGAAGGTCGCGCCCGGCGAGGTCTCGGTCATCCCGTAGCCCTGACAGAAGACCAGGCCGCGTTCCTGGTAGGCGCGGATCAGCGCGACCGGGATGGACGCGCCCCCGGACATCAGCGTGCGCAGCGAGGACAGGTCGGCACCTGCCCACCGCGGCGACTGCACGAGCGCGGCGAACATCGCGGTGACCCCGAACATCCAGGTGACCCGGTGCCGCTCGATGAGGTCGTAACACCGGTCGACGTCCCATGACGGCATGATGACCGACATGCCACCTTTGAGGAAGGTCGGCAGCAACGTCTGGTTCAGCGCCGCCACATGGAACAGCGGCGCGCTGATCAATGTGACCTCGGTGCTCGTCACGTCCACGCCGATCAGGATGTGGTAGGTGTTCCACACCAGGTTGGCGTGGCTCAGCATGGCGCCCTTGGGCCGTCCGGTGGTGCCGGAGGTGTAGAGGATGAGCGCGATGTCGTCGAGCGCCACCGGGGTGTCGATCGGCGTGGGGTCGCCCTGCGACAGCCACGTCTCGTAGTGCAGCTCCCTTTCCGCCGGTGACTCGAGCGCCACCACCGTGCGCAGGTTCGGCAAGCCGGGCAGATCGCGGACCACCGCCGCCACCTGTGCCGCGCACTCGGGCCCGTAGACGAGGACCGACGAGCCCGAGTGCTCCAGCATGTACGCGATCTCGGGCGCGGCCAGCCGGAAGTTCAGCGGGACGAAGATCCCGCCGAGCATGTGGGTGGCGAACATCGTCTCGGCGAAGGCGATGTGGTTCGGACCGAGGTAGGCGACCCGGTCACCCGCCCGCACCCCCGCGTCGCGTAACCGCGACGCGAGTCTCGTCGTCCGTTCGTGGACCTCCGTGTAGCTGTACGGCCGGTCCGCGTAGACGAACGCGGTGCGGTCCGGGCTCATCTGGGCCCGGCGGGCCGGCCAGCCACCCAGTCCGGCATTGCGCATATGTGGCACCCCTTGGTCAGGCGGAGGATGGTTTCGCCGTGTCGGCGGCGAGACCGGACGCGGGCCCGGCGGCGACCGCGGCCAGGTCGTGTCGGCTGGTCTCGCGCAGCGCCAGGACACAGACCACGGTGAGCAGGCAGCAGGCCGCGATGATCACCGAGATCGTCGTCGTGCCGCCTCCGGTCGAGGCGTCGAGCTGGGCGAACAGCAGCGGTGCGAGGCCCGCCCCGAGCCCGGCGATCTGGTAGCCGAGCGAGGCTCCCGTGTAACGGCTCCCGGTGGCGAACAGCTCGGTGTACAACGCCGCGAGCGGGCCGTACATCAACGGGTGGACGACCGACTGGCCGAGCACGAGCGCGATGGCGAGCACAGCCTGGTTGCCGGAGTCGACCATCGGGAAGAGCGCGAAGCCGAACACCGCCATGAGCACCGCGCCCGCGAGCACGACCGGCCGGCGCCCGACCCGGTCGGACAGCGCCGACCAGCCGACGATGCCCAGGACGGCCAGCGCGGACGAGAGCGTGAGCGCGTTCAGCACCACCTGCCGGGCGAAGCCGGCGCGCACGCCGTACGCGATGAGATAAGTGGTGAGGGTGCCCTGGGCCACGAAGGCGGACAGCCCGACGCCGATCCCGAGCAGCAGGGTCTTCGGGTGGTCGCGGAACACGTCCAGCAGCGGCAGCCGGGACGCCCGCTCCTTGACGGCCTCGAACAGCGGGGTCTCCTCGACCCGCAGCCGGACGAACAGGCCCACCGCCAGCAGCGCGATGCTGAGCAGGAACGGCACCCGCCAGCCCCAGCTCAGGAACGCCTGCTCGTCCATGACGGCGCCCGTGCCGGTGAGCACCGCCGTGGACAGCACCATGCCGAAGGGGGCTCCGGCGTTGGTGAAGCTCGCCCACAGGCCGCGCCTGCCGGTGGCGTGCTCGGCGGACATCAGCACCGCGCCGCCCCACTCGCCGCCGACGGCGACGCCCTGCAGGACCCGGAGCACGATGAGCGCGATCGGCGCGAGGCTGCCGATCTGCGCGTAGGTGGGCAGCAGGCCGATGAGGAAGCTCGCGACGCCCATCAGGGTCATGGTCAGCACGAGCATGCGCTTGCGTCCCAGCCGGTCGCCGTAGTGACCGAAGATCACGCCGCCGAGCGGCCTGGCCAGGTAGCCGGTCGCGAAGGTGCCGAAACTGGCGACCGTCGCGGTGAGGGAGTCGAGGGAGGAGAAGAAGACCTTGTTGAAGACCACCGCCGAGGCCGTGGCGTAGAGCAGGAAGTCGTAATACTCGATGACGCTGCCCAGGAAGCTGGAGGCCACCGCGCGGCGAAGCTGAACGGGGTTGGGGGATGAGACTGACAGGTTCGGCATGACCGAGCTCCTCGTCCGGGAGCGAGCTGGACTCTCGCCTTCTCGTCCGGAGGTTAGGCATATTTCTAACGGACGTCAATAGTTTGCCCAATATGTAACGGCGGCCCGTTCCGGGCACCTGCACCCCGCCCGGAGCCGCCCGTTCTCCGGCCTACCCCGTCCGGCGGCCGCACCCACGGACGGAGTGGCCGCCGGGTCGCACACCTTCAGATGTCGGGCAGTGATGTGACGGTCGTCACAGATGTGCATGACGTTCGGGTTCGGTCTACCCTGTGCTCGTGACCCTCGGCGGCGAAGACGACCAGGCGGCGCCATCCCTGCGCCCGCAGTCCCTGATGTTCAGCTTCCTCGGCATCTACGTGCTGCATCGCGACATCGCCGTCTACTCGGGGAGCGTCATCGACGTCTTCGCGCGCCTCGGCGTCTCCGAGGAGGCCGTACGGTCGACGCTCGCGCGGATGGTGAAGCGCAACCTGCTGACCCGGCACCGGCAAGGACGGAAGGTGTATTTCGGCCTGACCCCGCATGCCGTGGAGGTCCTGGAGGACGGGCGCAGACGGGTGTGGGAGACCGGCGCGGTGAACCGCGACTGGGACGGCACGTGGACGGTCGTCGGCTTCTCGATCCCCGACAGCCGCCGCAGCACGCGGCACGACCTGCGGTCGCGGCTCATCTGGGACGGCTTCGGCCTGCTGCAGAGCGGGCTGTGGATCGCGCCGGGCGTCAAGGACGTCACCGACGTGCTCGCCTCCCTCGACCTGGGCGACCACGTGACCGTGCTGACCGCCAAGGCGTTCAAGCCGACCGAGGCGGCCGATCTCGTCGGGAAGGCGTTCGACATCGAGCAGATCGCCGCGCGCTACCGGGCGTTCCTCGCCCAGTGGGACGTCCCCCGGCCGTTCCCCGGCGCGCCCGACGACCTGGCGCGGCAGTTGCTGCTGCACACCGACTGGCTGCATCTCGTCCGCCAGGATCCGCACCTGCCCGCCGAGCACCTGCCCCGCGACTGGCCGGCGATCCAGGCCGAGCGGACCTTCCAGACGCTCGCGCAGCGGTACGAGCCGCCCGCCGCCGGAATCGCCGCCACCGTCCTGGACACGCTGCCCGTCTGACACCGGGCCGTCTGACGTGTCCGGCCTATGGCCGTCTGACGGATCTGACCTATGACCGTCTGACGGGTCTGACCTATGACCGTCTGAGGCCCGGCCGCGCCGCCCCCTGATGGCTCGTCGCGGCGCGGCCGGGGCCGGTCAGGCGATGGTGCAGGCCGCGCCGTTGAGGGCGAAGGCGGCCGGTGCGGTGTTGGTGCCGCTGTAGGTGCCCTGGAAGCCGAAGTTCGTGCTGCCTCCGGCGGGGATGGCGGGGTTGTAGGAGACGTTGCGCGCGGTGACCTGGGCGCCGGACTGGGTCACGGTGGTGTTCCACGCGTTGGTGATCCGCTGGTTGCCCGGCCACGTCCAGGTGACGGTCCAGCCGTTGACGGGAGCGGTGCCGGTGTTCGTGATCGTGACGTCCGCCGTGAAGCCGTCGTTCCAGGAGTTGGGCCGGTACGTGATCCGGCAGGAGGCGCCCTGCGGAATCGACGGGCTCGGGGACGGACTGGCGGACGGGCTCGCAGACGGACTGGCGCTCGGGCTCGCAGACGGACTGGCGCTCGGGCTCGCGGACGGACTGGCGGACGGACTCGCGGACGGGCTGGGGCTCGGGCTCGGGCTGGGGCTCGGGCTCGGGCTGGGGCTCGGGCTCGGGCTACCGGTGAGACCGAAGAACTGGATGGCGATGGCCGCCATGCCGCCCATGGGGAGGCTGTGGCCCGCGCCCTGGATGGTGTACGCCTCGACCTGCACGGTCCCCGAGGAGTCGGCGTAGCGGCGGCGGCTCCACCCGGACTGCGGCGTGTCCGTGGTCGTCGGCGTCTGGCTCAGGCCGTGGACGTTCGTCCACTGCTTGATCTCCTCGTCCAGCTCGGCGTAGGCCACGACGTTGTCGCTGGTGCCGTGCCACAGCTGCATGCGCGGCCACGGCCCCCGATAGCTCGGGTTCGCGTTGCGGACCACGTCGCCCCACTGCTGCGCGGTCTTGCCCACGCACGGAGCGGAGTTGCCGCCCGGGCTGTAGGCCGCCTCGTTGGGGAAGCAGGTGAACGGCACGCCCATGAACGCCGCGCCCGCCTTGAACACCTCGGGATACAGGGCGAGCATCGCGTTGGTCATCATCGCGCCCGAGGAGGCGCCGGTCGCGAACACCCGGTTCGGGTCACCGTGATACTGCTGCTCGACATAGGTGATCATCGACATGAGGGACACGGGGTCGGTCTGGCCGCCGCGCACCTTGGACGCCTCGGACCAGTTGTCGAAGCAGTTCATCTTCTTCGAGGCCGACGGGTAGATGACGATGAAGCCATAGCGGTCGGCCAGCGAGGCGAACTCGGTGGACGAGTAGAAGCCCGGCCCCGAGCCCCCACATGTGTGCATGGCCAGCACGATCGGCGGGTTCTGCTGGACGTTGTTCGGGACGTACAGGTGCATGCGCAGGTTGCCGGGGTTGGCGCCGAAGCCGGTCACCTCGGTCAGCGTGGCCGCGGCGGCAGGGTGCGCGGACACCACCACCGACACCAGGGCCCCGGCGGCGCACAGCACCGCGGCGACGGCGCCGGCGACCGCCGCGATTAATCGTTTCATCCGCTCCTCCTTCTCGGATCAGCGGCGGTTCCCTCTTTTCCCATGCGCTATTCCGCGCACGTTCCGGAATCGCCGTTCGCTCGGAAGTCGTGACGTCAGCCGGTATAGAAGCAATGTCGGTCCGAGGTCAAGGGACGTCCGCGAGCGCCTCGCGGTCGAATAGGCGTTTCCACTGCATATCAAGGCACTTGCTATCAAGTAACTTGATACCCAGCCGCGAAACTTACATCTAGAAGATCGCGCGGTATGGTCGTCCGGTGACCGCCCGCCGCACCCGCCCCGCCGCTCGGCCCGCCGCCCCCGCGGCCCGCCTGAGCTACCTGGTGTTCCGCCTGGAGCGCCGCATCCGCGCCCGCCTGGACGACACGCTCGCCAGGCACGGCGTCACCACGACCGAATACATGGCGCTCAGTGAGCTGCGCACACGCGATGGGGTGTCGTCTGCGGAGCTGGCCCGCATCGCCTTCGTCACGCCGCAGGCGATGAACCTCGTCATCCGCGACCTGGAACGGCGCGGCCTGATCCGCCGCGATCCGCACCCGAACGGCGGCCGCACCCTGTGCGCCCGCCTCACTCCCGAGGGGACGGCCGTGCTGCGGAGCTGCGACAGCTCACTCGACGCCATCGAAACGGTGATGCTCGAAAAGGTCGACGACACCACGCGGGAGATCCTGCGAGACGGCCTCACCGTGTGCGCCCGGGCCCTGCGCCCCGACGCGTACTGACGACGTCGTCACAGCAGCCTGGTCATGAACACGCTGAGCGGGTCGGGCCGATAGTCGGCGAAGGGTTCGCAGTAGCGGAACCCGAACTTCTCGTACAGCCGTCGTGCGGGCAGGAAGAAGTCGGCCGAGCCGGTCTCCAGGCTCAGCCGGGTGAAGCCCATCCGCCGGGCCTCGCCGATGATGTGCTCCAGCAGCAGGGACGCGATCCCGCTGCGCTTGCGCGCCGCCGACGTGCGCATCGACTTCAGCTCGGCGTGCGCCGGGTCGAGCCTCTTGATGGCGCCGCAGCCCACGACGACGTCGCCGTCCATCACCGACCAGAACGTGACCTCGGGCGCGCGCAGGCCGTCGAGATCGAGAGCGTGCTTGCTCTCCGGCGGCGTGATGGACCGCATCTCCCGCACGTGTTCCCACAGGAACTCGGCGATCTGCGGGCCTGACAGGTCGTCCTCGATGATCCTCATCGCGCTCGTTCGTCCCGGGACGGTCGGTGACGCCGGTGGTCGGGAAACCACGGCCGGACGCCACTCTAGTGACTTCACGGGGCACCAGCACGGCAGGTCCGCCCGATCGGACCGACCCGGTAGCTCCCATTAGGCGAACCCGAAGCCGGGTGGCGGCGGCTCCCACCGGAACAGGCCGGCGGGCACGGAGTCGGCGAGGGCCTGGTATCCAGCCGGGTTCAGGTGCAGGTGGTCGCCCACGTCGTACGCCGCGAGCAGGCGGCGGGGATCGGCCGGGTCGCGGACGGCGTGGTCGAAGTCGATCACCGCGTCGAACCGGCGGCCGGTGCGGATCCACTCGTTGACCACCCGCCGGGCCCGCTCACGCCGGCCCTGCGCGTCGTCGTAGCCGTCGTGGCCGCCGAACGGCGTCAGCGTCGCGCCGTACACGCGGATGCCCCGTGCGTGCGCCCGCGTGACGATCTGGTCGTAGGCGAAGACGAGGTCGTCGGCCACCTGCTTCTGCGCGGCCGGGCTCGCCTCGGCGGTGCCGATGTCGTTGACCCCCTCGAACAGGACCAGCCACGCCACGCCGCTCTGGGCGAGCACGTCACGGTCCAGCCGGGCCAGCGCGTTGGGGCCGAGGCCGTCGTTGAGCACCCGGTTGCCGCCGGCCGCCTGGTTGAGCACCGCGACGCCGTCCATGCCGTGCCGGGTCAGCAGGCGGTCGAGCAGCCGGTCGGGCCAGCGGTCGTTGCCGTTGGTGGTCGAGCCCCGGCCGTCGGACAGGGAGTCGCCCACCACCGCCACCGCGGCGACCGAGGGCTCGGCCCACACCTCCACGCCGCCGAGGAAGTACCAGTGGTCCACCGGGGTCGCGCCGGGCAGG
This region includes:
- a CDS encoding M1 family metallopeptidase, whose product is MVRRFLITAATAVLVLVGGVPPAAHAADGIRTPGSLSYTVTLTSNASGSTWTGHESVTFTNLSADPLPEVYLRLWDNYHGACPSTPITVTNVTGGTPSPLSVSCTAMKITLPAPLAHGQSATIGFDLAIVVPSGADRFGRDGSYNFIGNALPVLAVRDANGWHLDPYSNNGESFYALTSDYSVTLDHPSSLLVPATGTSVDTPGTSGRTITKATAKNVREFAWAAGPFVKTTSTTTTGVVVNVYRVSSISSGSASSMMTTAKNALVAHAGRFGAYPYGEVDVVLDNNFWFGGMEYPGFVLDVISSTALAHELAHQWWYGIVGDDEYTSPWLDESFADYATDLYNGVSGTNCWNMVSWQSSAEKISNSMAYWDAHPSRYGTVVYTYGKCALHDLRRTIGTTAMQNLLKNYAAAHWHGVSTTADFKAAAQAAASVDLSSFWTTHRIDG
- a CDS encoding YbhB/YbcL family Raf kinase inhibitor-like protein, whose amino-acid sequence is MKIGRLSGGVLLAVVLAGCSSGSVPPSGALKVSSPAFADGAAIPGKYACARQGGEDVSPPLAWSGVPEDARELAIVVDDPDAPGGTYVHWIVTGIPVTETSVPEGRAPGRVLPGSGGTAGYAGPCPPSGVHHYHFVVYALPGPITPSGDAVAIHKQIKEAAIGSGETVGTWSN
- a CDS encoding PDR/VanB family oxidoreductase, with protein sequence MPVTEAELDVKVAGKEPVADGVVLLSLVRPDGGPLPAWTPGAHLDLLLAPGLVRQYSLCGDPGDSSVFQVAVLRERDGRGGSAYVHDRLAEGDTVRMRGPRNRFGLDESPRYLFVAGGIGITPLLPMIEEAARRGSDWRLVYGGRTRASMAFADRLTRDHPGRVELCPQDETGLLDLDALLGDPRTDTLVYCCGPEPLLAAAQERCASWPKGALRFERFVPSARNDAARNDAATAEGAAEGAFEVELALTGTTLTVPPGRSILEVVEEAGVAVLSSCREGTCGTCETAVLAGVPDHRDDLLTEEEREAGDIMFICVSRARSERLVLEL
- a CDS encoding aromatic ring-hydroxylating dioxygenase subunit alpha; protein product: MIVTEFARNQWYVAAYGHEVGRKQLGRTILNEPILLYRTEDGRAVAMADRCVHRRFPLSESPSHLVGDRVVCGYHGFTYGPDGVCVAVPAQQRIPRTARLRTYPVVEQDSFVWVWIGDREPGDTLPPRAPWLTSPDYATVCGMEPLNARYGLLVDNLLDLSHETYLHGGYIGTPEVAETPITTEVDEDAGIVYVSRHMDDAACPPFYAESTGIKGRITRWQDIEYHPPCLYLLHSRVAPVGSPPPAADGTDEHAFHVEVVYAITPSTENSTYDFWAVARDFALDDEKVSDFLRDSNRTVVLQDVAALNTLEEVIAAEPDRYQELSVNIDTGGLAARRLLARMAAQGDSVPSQAAAR
- a CDS encoding acyl-CoA synthetase; amino-acid sequence: MRNAGLGGWPARRAQMSPDRTAFVYADRPYSYTEVHERTTRLASRLRDAGVRAGDRVAYLGPNHIAFAETMFATHMLGGIFVPLNFRLAAPEIAYMLEHSGSSVLVYGPECAAQVAAVVRDLPGLPNLRTVVALESPAERELHYETWLSQGDPTPIDTPVALDDIALILYTSGTTGRPKGAMLSHANLVWNTYHILIGVDVTSTEVTLISAPLFHVAALNQTLLPTFLKGGMSVIMPSWDVDRCYDLIERHRVTWMFGVTAMFAALVQSPRWAGADLSSLRTLMSGGASIPVALIRAYQERGLVFCQGYGMTETSPGATFLEAGESVRKVGSAGVPVFFANVRVVRPDLTPVAPGEPGEVLVQGPNVTPGYWRDPEATAAALTEGGWFHSGDVATLDDEGHLYIVDRVKDMYISGGENVYPAEVEGVLFEHPAVAEAAVVGVPDDKWGEVGRAFVVPRPGTNVTPDEIRDFLRPRLAKYKIPIYVDIVDTLPKTGSGKIRKPDLRRRPLPADSEE
- a CDS encoding MFS transporter, with the protein product MPNLSVSSPNPVQLRRAVASSFLGSVIEYYDFLLYATASAVVFNKVFFSSLDSLTATVASFGTFATGYLARPLGGVIFGHYGDRLGRKRMLVLTMTLMGVASFLIGLLPTYAQIGSLAPIALIVLRVLQGVAVGGEWGGAVLMSAEHATGRRGLWASFTNAGAPFGMVLSTAVLTGTGAVMDEQAFLSWGWRVPFLLSIALLAVGLFVRLRVEETPLFEAVKERASRLPLLDVFRDHPKTLLLGIGVGLSAFVAQGTLTTYLIAYGVRAGFARQVVLNALTLSSALAVLGIVGWSALSDRVGRRPVVLAGAVLMAVFGFALFPMVDSGNQAVLAIALVLGQSVVHPLMYGPLAALYTELFATGSRYTGASLGYQIAGLGAGLAPLLFAQLDASTGGGTTTISVIIAACCLLTVVCVLALRETSRHDLAAVAAGPASGLAADTAKPSSA
- a CDS encoding PaaX family transcriptional regulator C-terminal domain-containing protein; protein product: MTLGGEDDQAAPSLRPQSLMFSFLGIYVLHRDIAVYSGSVIDVFARLGVSEEAVRSTLARMVKRNLLTRHRQGRKVYFGLTPHAVEVLEDGRRRVWETGAVNRDWDGTWTVVGFSIPDSRRSTRHDLRSRLIWDGFGLLQSGLWIAPGVKDVTDVLASLDLGDHVTVLTAKAFKPTEAADLVGKAFDIEQIAARYRAFLAQWDVPRPFPGAPDDLARQLLLHTDWLHLVRQDPHLPAEHLPRDWPAIQAERTFQTLAQRYEPPAAGIAATVLDTLPV
- a CDS encoding PHB depolymerase family esterase, coding for MKRLIAAVAGAVAAVLCAAGALVSVVVSAHPAAAATLTEVTGFGANPGNLRMHLYVPNNVQQNPPIVLAMHTCGGSGPGFYSSTEFASLADRYGFIVIYPSASKKMNCFDNWSEASKVRGGQTDPVSLMSMITYVEQQYHGDPNRVFATGASSGAMMTNAMLALYPEVFKAGAAFMGVPFTCFPNEAAYSPGGNSAPCVGKTAQQWGDVVRNANPSYRGPWPRMQLWHGTSDNVVAYAELDEEIKQWTNVHGLSQTPTTTDTPQSGWSRRRYADSSGTVQVEAYTIQGAGHSLPMGGMAAIAIQFFGLTGSPSPSPSPSPSPSPSPSPSPSASPSASPSASPSASPSASPSASPSASPSASPSPSPSIPQGASCRITYRPNSWNDGFTADVTITNTGTAPVNGWTVTWTWPGNQRITNAWNTTVTQSGAQVTARNVSYNPAIPAGGSTNFGFQGTYSGTNTAPAAFALNGAACTIA
- a CDS encoding MarR family winged helix-turn-helix transcriptional regulator; its protein translation is MTARRTRPAARPAAPAARLSYLVFRLERRIRARLDDTLARHGVTTTEYMALSELRTRDGVSSAELARIAFVTPQAMNLVIRDLERRGLIRRDPHPNGGRTLCARLTPEGTAVLRSCDSSLDAIETVMLEKVDDTTREILRDGLTVCARALRPDAY
- a CDS encoding GNAT family N-acetyltransferase, yielding MRIIEDDLSGPQIAEFLWEHVREMRSITPPESKHALDLDGLRAPEVTFWSVMDGDVVVGCGAIKRLDPAHAELKSMRTSAARKRSGIASLLLEHIIGEARRMGFTRLSLETGSADFFLPARRLYEKFGFRYCEPFADYRPDPLSVFMTRLL
- a CDS encoding SGNH/GDSL hydrolase family protein: MPTWTAMPQLTEPDNMPPPPFTRNDCVLADATLRQTVRVSVGGRRIRLRVSNAFGGSALPLTKVTVALPAGGRAGVSAVEPGTVRPVTFRGRAPVTIPAGAQAVSDPLEIEVAPRSNLAVTVYLAEGQRSAHITSHPGSRTTSHLLAGDHADAADLPGATPVDHWYFLGGVEVWAEPSVAAVAVVGDSLSDGRGSTTNGNDRWPDRLLDRLLTRHGMDGVAVLNQAAGGNRVLNDGLGPNALARLDRDVLAQSGVAWLVLFEGVNDIGTAEASPAAQKQVADDLVFAYDQIVTRAHARGIRVYGATLTPFGGHDGYDDAQGRRERARRVVNEWIRTGRRFDAVIDFDHAVRDPADPRRLLAAYDVGDHLHLNPAGYQALADSVPAGLFRWEPPPPGFGFA